From the Ruania alkalisoli genome, one window contains:
- a CDS encoding carbohydrate ABC transporter permease, with product MSTTTAAPARDRVGTSAPRRRRPQTNRSLFRLLALVPFLLFGLVFAVYPLLQVARMAGSDVQIRSGRFEWEWTGLTNLRDVLADAASIQALTNTVVFVAATVIGTLVVGFVLALLVDRAVTLLPLARNVLIWPAVIAPVVVSLMWLLILSPTAGGLNKLLRTIGLSEQGWLGDGPTAMAAVMVVDIWHWTPVVFLFLYTALKGIDASVLEAARVDGAREFQVVRHIVIPSMSAAIGAVILVRIIMGVKAFDEMYLMTRGGPDGATTLVSQHIKTLFFDNLDLGEAAAFSLFTVAVTALVLALVLLVRKAVQR from the coding sequence GTGAGCACCACGACCGCAGCACCCGCCCGGGATCGGGTGGGGACATCCGCGCCGAGACGGCGCCGTCCACAGACAAACCGGAGCCTGTTCCGTCTCCTCGCCCTCGTTCCGTTCCTCCTCTTCGGCCTCGTCTTCGCCGTCTACCCACTGCTGCAGGTCGCACGCATGGCAGGGTCCGACGTGCAGATCCGCAGCGGCCGCTTCGAATGGGAATGGACCGGTCTGACGAACCTGCGCGATGTCCTCGCCGACGCTGCCTCCATCCAGGCCCTGACCAACACGGTCGTGTTCGTGGCGGCGACGGTGATCGGCACACTGGTCGTGGGTTTCGTCCTCGCCCTGCTCGTCGATCGCGCCGTCACCCTCCTGCCGCTGGCCCGCAATGTCCTCATCTGGCCCGCTGTCATCGCACCGGTGGTCGTGAGCCTCATGTGGCTGCTCATCCTCAGCCCGACCGCCGGTGGACTGAACAAGCTCCTGCGCACGATCGGGCTCTCCGAACAAGGGTGGCTCGGCGACGGGCCCACAGCCATGGCCGCCGTCATGGTGGTAGACATCTGGCACTGGACACCAGTGGTGTTCCTATTCCTCTACACGGCGCTGAAGGGCATCGATGCCAGCGTGCTCGAGGCCGCCCGGGTGGACGGCGCCCGCGAGTTCCAAGTCGTCCGCCACATCGTCATCCCGTCGATGAGCGCGGCGATCGGCGCAGTGATCCTGGTCCGGATCATCATGGGCGTCAAAGCCTTTGACGAGATGTACCTGATGACGCGAGGCGGGCCCGACGGCGCCACCACGCTCGTCTCCCAGCACATCAAGACCCTGTTCTTCGACAACCTCGACCTGGGCGAGGCAGCCGCGTTCAGCCTCTTCACCGTCGCCGTCACCGCCCTGGTGCTCGCCCTGGTTCTCCTCGTCCGGAAGGCGGTGCAACGATGA
- a CDS encoding HNH endonuclease signature motif containing protein, producing MTQTTMSRGSVLSRVEGLVAEVRELAEADLLDEVDSMELPRYINAVEELGRVQHALSVNAARAMEADGGWALSGARSFASWWAMRTGHHEVAARREVKTARDVRDYLPASGTALAAGEISGDHLVALSRHATRTEVLRERLRDEEMGEGFLLTHARAMDATAFAKVVKAWAVAADPEAADRSWVEDSAAEHMYLSKTMGGWAFRGWMGDSNGAALDGMLTARMGLPAAGDERLPSQRRAAALMDVTRQMLDSGELSPGARVRPHLAVTVPYDTLERLIEASDPTRHDHVAVPSLSPGPCTGSGRVRGSGGVQDMLDAVCETDVDDPLDGVVISTVIDPEAMRGAEPATLADQTPNAPALLARLACEGEFHRVIFGPESEVLDAGRTRRLFSSGQARAVIARDRHCQYPGCHAPPGRGEVHHSIWWYEQQGNTDVKDGVLLCWHHHDWVHQMTITIRRSGGRWRFFKPSGLEVTAHQLAA from the coding sequence ATGACGCAGACGACGATGTCGCGGGGGAGCGTGTTGTCGCGCGTCGAGGGCCTGGTGGCGGAGGTCCGGGAGCTCGCCGAGGCTGATCTGCTGGATGAAGTGGATTCGATGGAGCTGCCGCGGTACATCAACGCCGTGGAGGAGCTGGGCCGGGTGCAGCATGCACTGTCGGTCAACGCTGCCCGGGCGATGGAGGCCGACGGCGGGTGGGCGCTGTCGGGTGCACGTTCGTTTGCCTCCTGGTGGGCGATGCGAACCGGGCATCACGAGGTGGCCGCGAGGCGCGAGGTGAAGACTGCGCGGGATGTACGCGACTACCTACCGGCTTCGGGTACGGCACTCGCCGCGGGGGAAATCAGCGGCGATCACCTGGTGGCACTGTCGCGGCACGCGACGCGCACCGAGGTGCTGCGTGAACGTCTGCGGGATGAGGAGATGGGGGAGGGCTTCCTGCTGACTCATGCGCGGGCGATGGATGCGACGGCGTTCGCGAAGGTGGTCAAGGCGTGGGCGGTAGCGGCAGATCCCGAGGCGGCCGATCGCAGCTGGGTCGAGGATTCAGCAGCCGAGCACATGTACTTGTCGAAGACGATGGGTGGCTGGGCCTTCCGCGGTTGGATGGGCGATTCCAACGGGGCGGCGCTGGATGGAATGCTGACCGCTCGGATGGGATTACCCGCCGCAGGGGACGAGCGGTTGCCGTCACAGCGACGCGCGGCGGCATTGATGGATGTGACTCGTCAGATGCTCGACTCGGGGGAGTTGTCACCGGGGGCGAGGGTCCGTCCGCACCTGGCGGTGACCGTGCCCTACGACACGTTGGAGCGGTTGATCGAGGCCAGTGATCCCACCCGGCACGACCACGTTGCGGTGCCGAGCCTGTCGCCGGGACCGTGCACCGGCAGCGGGCGCGTGAGGGGTTCGGGCGGTGTGCAGGACATGCTGGACGCTGTTTGCGAAACCGACGTTGACGATCCGCTCGACGGGGTCGTCATCAGTACAGTGATCGATCCAGAGGCGATGCGCGGCGCGGAGCCGGCCACGTTGGCCGATCAGACGCCGAACGCGCCGGCGCTGTTGGCGCGGCTGGCGTGCGAGGGTGAGTTCCACCGGGTGATCTTCGGCCCGGAGTCCGAAGTCCTCGATGCCGGGAGAACCAGAAGGCTCTTCTCCTCTGGGCAGGCGCGCGCGGTCATCGCCAGGGACCGACATTGTCAGTATCCGGGTTGCCATGCGCCACCCGGTCGAGGGGAGGTGCACCACTCGATCTGGTGGTACGAGCAGCAGGGGAACACGGACGTCAAGGACGGGGTGTTGTTGTGCTGGCATCATCACGATTGGGTGCATCAGATGACGATCACCATCCGACGATCAGGTGGGCGGTGGCGGTTCTTCAAACCGAGCGGGCTCGAGGTCACGGCGCACCAACTCGCCGCATAG
- a CDS encoding carbohydrate ABC transporter permease yields the protein MTTTRPRNVWVEIALAVILVVTLIPVAWTLVLAFLPNRAIVSPDWQLDFWIGNFTTLFDDNAFITQVANSVQIVAGAVLLCIGIGAVTGYALSRLHPPRWITIPSLVIAGFIPLIPPMTLIPGLYVLLSQLGLLGSITGLILVNAFLNLPFAALMLSSYFSGVPEELREAGLMDGATELRTFVSIMLPVVRPGLAATAIFVGILAWNEFMMGLTLTTGGSTSPVTVGIAELLQPYAVTWGELAAAGTIAAIPLILMAAVANRHIVAGLTAGAVKN from the coding sequence ATGACCACCACCCGACCCCGCAACGTCTGGGTGGAGATCGCGCTCGCCGTGATCCTCGTCGTGACCCTGATCCCGGTCGCCTGGACCCTGGTGCTGGCGTTCCTGCCGAACCGGGCCATCGTCTCCCCCGACTGGCAGCTCGACTTCTGGATCGGCAACTTCACCACCCTCTTCGACGACAATGCGTTCATCACCCAGGTCGCGAACAGTGTGCAGATCGTGGCCGGTGCCGTCCTACTGTGCATCGGGATCGGCGCGGTCACCGGATACGCCCTGAGCCGGCTGCACCCGCCACGGTGGATCACCATCCCGTCTCTCGTGATCGCCGGATTCATCCCGCTGATCCCTCCGATGACCCTCATCCCCGGCCTGTACGTGCTGCTCTCCCAACTGGGTCTGCTCGGCTCGATCACCGGCCTGATCCTGGTGAACGCCTTCCTCAACCTGCCGTTCGCGGCACTGATGCTCTCCAGCTACTTCTCCGGAGTGCCCGAGGAACTGCGTGAGGCGGGACTGATGGACGGCGCCACCGAGCTACGCACCTTCGTGTCGATCATGCTCCCGGTTGTCCGCCCTGGCCTCGCTGCTACCGCGATCTTCGTCGGGATCCTCGCCTGGAACGAGTTCATGATGGGCCTGACGCTCACCACCGGCGGCTCCACCTCTCCGGTCACGGTCGGGATCGCCGAACTGCTCCAGCCGTACGCCGTCACCTGGGGCGAGCTCGCGGCCGCAGGCACCATCGCCGCCATTCCTCTCATCCTGATGGCTGCCGTCGCCAACCGGCACATCGTCGCCGGCCTGACCGCCGGCGCCGTCAAGAACTGA
- a CDS encoding DinB family protein: protein MTTNDLDWNHHLREQIEWHWAHHVVPRFATLTDHEYFWSPVPNAWSVRERGTSSAPIQGGSGAFTIDFAFPEPAPSPFTTIAWRLGHVIVGVLAMRNAAHFGAPPATYESWEYAGTAAEALEQLQTQLDTWLTGVRSLSAHDLTVPVGEKEPFPELPMADLILHIHRELIHHLSEVCLLRDLYRHTEGASR, encoded by the coding sequence ATGACAACCAACGACCTCGACTGGAACCACCACCTCCGAGAGCAGATCGAATGGCATTGGGCACATCACGTGGTCCCTCGCTTCGCCACTCTCACCGACCACGAGTACTTCTGGTCCCCTGTTCCGAACGCCTGGAGTGTCCGAGAACGCGGCACCTCCTCGGCCCCTATCCAGGGCGGTTCGGGTGCGTTCACCATCGACTTCGCCTTCCCCGAGCCCGCACCATCGCCGTTCACCACGATCGCCTGGCGTCTTGGACACGTGATCGTGGGCGTCCTGGCGATGCGCAATGCGGCGCATTTCGGCGCACCGCCGGCCACCTACGAATCGTGGGAGTACGCCGGAACCGCCGCCGAGGCACTCGAGCAACTGCAGACCCAGCTCGATACCTGGCTCACCGGCGTGCGCAGTCTCAGCGCGCACGACCTCACGGTTCCCGTGGGTGAGAAAGAGCCCTTCCCTGAGCTCCCCATGGCAGATCTGATCCTGCACATCCACCGGGAACTGATCCATCATCTATCCGAGGTCTGCCTGCTACGCGACCTGTACCGCCACACCGAAGGAGCATCCCGATGA
- a CDS encoding phosphotransferase enzyme family protein encodes MECDRGPRLEMLWESCDPQQTLAQRFGFADADAVEGWLRVTLATYWDVTVESCERIVISDHNALAWLTTASGSLIAKWSAAPELFPRLSRVARLTQWLDGQGLPVSAPLPSLDGAVQVEVDGASMALQHVIDGDMLDVGDPQQVRAAGVALGELHQALGRSPAAEEPVSQRETFVPMMSRIARWLESEQPHVPKPAQQALRRLVGSAPVLDDVPQLLHGDFRSANVLCSGSSVVGVLDFEEVRFDHCVDELARSAVLLGTRFHDWGPVSPEVHAQFLAGYETVRYLSPSEQHWWDVLVLWYTLAFVPVGHDPTGWAESARNLTVGR; translated from the coding sequence ATGGAATGCGACCGTGGGCCCCGGCTAGAGATGCTGTGGGAGTCCTGTGACCCTCAGCAGACGTTGGCGCAGCGATTCGGATTCGCAGATGCCGACGCGGTCGAAGGTTGGCTGCGCGTCACGCTGGCGACGTACTGGGACGTGACCGTTGAGTCGTGCGAACGCATCGTGATCAGCGACCACAACGCGCTGGCCTGGCTGACGACTGCCTCAGGGTCGCTGATCGCCAAGTGGTCGGCAGCACCGGAGCTTTTCCCGCGCTTGTCCCGGGTCGCGCGTCTCACCCAGTGGCTCGATGGCCAAGGTCTGCCGGTCTCCGCACCGCTGCCGTCGCTCGACGGCGCGGTACAGGTCGAGGTCGATGGCGCGTCGATGGCCCTGCAGCACGTCATCGACGGCGACATGCTCGATGTTGGTGATCCTCAGCAGGTCCGGGCTGCGGGGGTCGCACTGGGTGAACTCCACCAGGCTCTCGGTCGCTCCCCCGCAGCCGAAGAGCCGGTATCGCAGCGTGAAACGTTCGTGCCGATGATGTCACGAATAGCGCGCTGGCTGGAGTCGGAGCAACCGCATGTGCCCAAGCCTGCCCAGCAGGCGCTGCGCAGGCTCGTCGGCTCCGCACCCGTACTCGACGACGTCCCTCAGCTCCTCCATGGAGACTTCCGTTCCGCGAACGTCTTGTGCTCAGGCTCGTCCGTCGTCGGCGTGCTCGATTTCGAAGAGGTGCGCTTCGACCACTGCGTGGATGAGCTGGCGCGGTCGGCGGTCTTGCTGGGAACACGATTTCACGACTGGGGACCTGTGTCGCCGGAGGTGCACGCACAGTTCCTCGCGGGCTACGAAACGGTGCGCTACCTGAGCCCGTCCGAGCAGCATTGGTGGGATGTGCTCGTGCTCTGGTACACGCTGGCGTTCGTGCCGGTCGGTCACGACCCCACGGGGTGGGCGGAGTCGGCTCGGAACCTCACGGTTGGGCGCTGA
- a CDS encoding sulfatase family protein yields MTAPNIVLIHGHDLGVWLSCYGMPSVPSPNLDRLAAESVTFESAFAAAPLCTPARSSIFTGLLPHQNGLMGLTHAGWSYRDDVTTLPEHLRTTGYHSTLIGLQHEDFDARALGYDEVHGLGFLPRALEVAHRVEWWLEQPERAQSEQPHLLTVGMWEAHRPWPKEDYEHADPDAVDVPGYLPDTPDTREDIAGFHGAIRQLDEAVGRILTAVDDSPLADNTLVIFTTDHGAAFPRAKSTLYDSGVQVALLMRPPRAWGCTPRRSEALVSHLDLVPTCIDLAGGTIPDSLEGRSLVQDLHGEENTADRELVLEKTYHDRYDPIRGLRTRDAKYIRNYAPGPRHPLAIDLEESPTRRSLELDATVAEELYLLGEDPDELHNVAEDRRHDDLRRDLAGRLEAHLARTNDPVLTGEVPEPAAPSRARDAQAVRTAQ; encoded by the coding sequence ATGACTGCCCCGAACATCGTCCTCATCCACGGTCACGACCTCGGCGTCTGGCTCTCCTGCTACGGCATGCCGTCGGTGCCGAGCCCGAACCTGGACCGGCTCGCGGCCGAGAGCGTCACCTTCGAGTCCGCCTTCGCCGCCGCACCGCTGTGCACGCCGGCACGATCGAGCATTTTCACCGGGCTACTCCCCCACCAAAACGGCCTGATGGGGCTCACCCACGCCGGCTGGTCGTACCGCGACGATGTGACTACGCTGCCGGAGCACCTGCGCACGACCGGGTACCACTCCACGCTGATCGGATTGCAGCATGAGGATTTCGACGCGCGCGCTCTTGGCTATGACGAGGTGCACGGGCTCGGCTTCCTCCCCCGGGCACTGGAAGTAGCGCATCGCGTGGAGTGGTGGCTGGAGCAGCCTGAGCGAGCACAGAGCGAGCAGCCCCACCTGCTGACCGTCGGCATGTGGGAGGCCCATCGTCCTTGGCCCAAGGAGGACTACGAGCATGCTGATCCGGACGCCGTCGACGTCCCTGGCTACCTGCCGGACACTCCCGACACGCGGGAGGACATCGCCGGCTTCCACGGGGCCATCCGTCAGCTGGACGAGGCGGTCGGCCGGATCCTCACCGCCGTCGACGACTCACCGCTTGCCGACAACACCCTGGTCATTTTCACCACCGACCATGGTGCGGCGTTCCCCCGCGCGAAGAGCACGCTGTACGACTCCGGCGTGCAGGTGGCGCTCCTGATGCGTCCACCTCGCGCCTGGGGATGCACGCCCCGCCGGTCCGAGGCCCTGGTGAGCCACCTCGACCTGGTGCCCACCTGCATCGACCTCGCGGGTGGCACCATCCCGGATAGCCTCGAAGGGCGCAGCTTGGTCCAGGATCTGCACGGCGAGGAGAACACCGCCGACCGGGAGCTGGTCCTGGAGAAGACATACCACGACCGCTACGACCCGATCCGTGGGCTGCGCACCCGCGACGCGAAGTACATCCGCAACTACGCACCGGGCCCGCGGCACCCACTCGCGATCGACCTCGAGGAGAGCCCCACGCGACGCTCCCTGGAGCTCGATGCCACCGTCGCCGAGGAGCTCTACCTTCTCGGTGAGGATCCGGACGAACTGCACAACGTGGCCGAGGACCGCCGTCACGACGACCTGCGCCGCGATCTCGCCGGTCGCTTGGAGGCACACCTCGCCCGCACCAACGATCCGGTGCTCACCGGCGAGGTCCCCGAACCGGCCGCGCCGTCACGCGCGCGCGACGCGCAGGCGGTGCGCACGGCACAGTAG
- a CDS encoding VOC family protein has translation MSREFQVTFDAHDPVALSYFWREALPGYVHPAPPGREIPDGVDPFSVWEQFLAEIGVPESERRASSALEDAEGTGPRIFFQQVPEDKVAKNRIHLDLRAAPGLEGDDRMAALETECERLVAAGAMRVQRFEPDPPMSGGFIVMTDPEGNEFCLD, from the coding sequence ATGAGCCGCGAGTTCCAAGTCACCTTCGACGCCCACGACCCGGTCGCCCTCTCCTACTTCTGGCGTGAGGCGCTCCCCGGGTACGTCCACCCCGCTCCCCCGGGTCGGGAGATCCCGGATGGTGTGGACCCATTCAGCGTCTGGGAGCAGTTTCTGGCCGAGATCGGCGTCCCCGAGTCCGAGCGCCGCGCCAGCTCCGCCCTTGAGGATGCCGAAGGCACCGGGCCGCGCATCTTCTTCCAGCAGGTCCCTGAGGACAAGGTCGCCAAGAACCGGATCCATCTCGATCTGCGGGCCGCTCCCGGCCTCGAGGGCGACGACCGCATGGCCGCGCTCGAGACCGAGTGCGAACGGCTCGTCGCTGCTGGCGCCATGCGGGTACAGCGCTTCGAACCGGACCCGCCCATGAGCGGCGGCTTCATCGTGATGACGGACCCGGAGGGCAACGAGTTCTGCCTCGACTGA
- a CDS encoding helix-turn-helix transcriptional regulator, with amino-acid sequence MADASAEERGTTERVLSLLGLLQRRQVWTGPELAERLAVTTRTVRRDVERLRELGYRVDAAQGIGGGYRLLPGQELPPLMLDDSEAIAIAVSLLAGAGAGVRGSDDAALGALTKLDRVLPARLRQELQALSRSVESFTSGRDPIDAAVLMVLARACRDAVQVGFIYPSRSGSVDDSAQRRVEPYRLVTSDRRWYLFAYDLDRDDWRTFRVDRMTEVTARTWQFTPRPAPDAAGHVQEGVTNRVYRRQARFLVDAPMAVVRQQIPASAAVVLERGQRSEVRAGSDDLDFVLLHVALLGHEFEVLEPPDLADRAAELAQRMRRAAGGARPPGS; translated from the coding sequence ATGGCCGATGCAAGCGCTGAGGAGCGGGGGACCACCGAGCGGGTGCTCAGCCTGCTCGGGCTGCTGCAGCGGCGTCAGGTCTGGACCGGTCCGGAGCTGGCGGAGCGCCTGGCCGTGACCACCCGGACGGTGCGGCGGGATGTGGAGCGACTGCGCGAGCTCGGATACCGGGTGGACGCCGCCCAGGGGATCGGTGGCGGCTACCGGCTGCTGCCGGGCCAGGAACTGCCACCCTTGATGCTCGATGACTCGGAGGCGATCGCGATCGCGGTCTCGTTACTCGCGGGGGCCGGTGCGGGGGTTCGCGGGTCCGATGATGCCGCCCTCGGCGCGTTGACCAAGCTCGATCGGGTGTTGCCGGCACGGCTCCGGCAGGAACTGCAGGCGTTGAGCCGATCGGTGGAGTCCTTCACCAGTGGACGAGACCCGATCGATGCAGCCGTGCTCATGGTCCTGGCCCGGGCGTGCCGGGATGCGGTGCAGGTGGGCTTCATATATCCGAGCCGGTCCGGGTCGGTTGACGATTCGGCGCAGCGCCGGGTGGAGCCATACCGGCTGGTGACCTCGGACCGGCGCTGGTACCTGTTCGCCTACGATCTCGACCGGGACGACTGGCGCACTTTCCGAGTGGACCGGATGACCGAGGTCACGGCCCGGACGTGGCAGTTCACCCCACGGCCGGCACCGGACGCGGCGGGCCATGTACAGGAGGGCGTCACGAATCGGGTGTACCGGCGCCAGGCGAGGTTCCTGGTGGACGCACCCATGGCCGTGGTGCGCCAGCAGATCCCGGCGAGCGCCGCCGTCGTGCTCGAACGGGGGCAACGGTCTGAAGTGAGGGCCGGGTCGGACGACCTGGACTTCGTGCTGCTGCACGTGGCGCTACTGGGGCACGAGTTCGAGGTGCTGGAACCGCCGGATCTGGCCGACCGCGCTGCCGAGCTCGCTCAGCGGATGAGACGCGCGGCGGGTGGTGCGAGGCCTCCCGGGTCGTAG
- a CDS encoding VOC family protein, whose product MKIGLTSVFVDDQAHARQFYTEVLGFQIKHDIPLGEASWLTVVSPEDPEGTELLLEPSGHPAVKPYRDALMEDGIPLAQFQVEDVAAEHERLTGLNVQFTEGPTDIGTAVIAVFDDTCGNLIQLVATKELAGE is encoded by the coding sequence ATGAAGATCGGACTCACCAGCGTCTTCGTCGACGACCAGGCGCACGCCCGCCAGTTCTACACCGAGGTGCTTGGCTTTCAGATCAAGCACGACATCCCGCTGGGGGAGGCGTCGTGGCTGACCGTCGTCTCACCGGAGGATCCCGAGGGAACTGAGTTGCTCCTCGAACCTTCCGGGCACCCAGCGGTCAAGCCCTACCGTGATGCGCTGATGGAGGACGGTATCCCACTGGCTCAGTTTCAGGTCGAGGATGTCGCCGCCGAGCACGAGCGGCTGACCGGGCTGAACGTCCAGTTCACCGAGGGCCCCACGGATATCGGGACGGCCGTGATCGCCGTCTTCGACGACACCTGCGGCAACCTGATTCAGTTGGTAGCAACCAAGGAGTTGGCGGGGGAGTGA
- a CDS encoding DUF2087 domain-containing protein, giving the protein MSEPRLAPNLLSALSTPDRVKAFAELVVGGDDPALWKARDRLRAAGIDPTGPPEEIAATFAAALEEVRTEMAHRHHLVGQARAPHDLPFRHGRLVEVPVNSEQLRTLMDWIAGEYLRSSTYKEADLNTQLGQVADDYALLRRILVDFGYFTRDPHTALYVRTV; this is encoded by the coding sequence ATGTCCGAACCTCGACTGGCGCCGAACCTGCTCTCGGCGTTGAGTACACCCGACCGTGTGAAGGCGTTCGCCGAACTCGTCGTCGGCGGTGACGACCCTGCGCTCTGGAAGGCACGTGATCGACTTCGCGCTGCCGGTATCGACCCCACTGGACCTCCTGAGGAAATCGCTGCAACGTTCGCAGCGGCTCTCGAGGAAGTCCGGACCGAGATGGCACACCGCCACCACCTGGTGGGCCAAGCGCGAGCCCCGCACGACCTACCCTTTCGGCACGGTCGCCTCGTGGAAGTGCCCGTCAACAGCGAGCAGCTCAGGACCTTGATGGATTGGATCGCCGGCGAGTATCTGCGTTCGAGTACCTACAAAGAGGCGGACCTGAACACGCAGCTCGGGCAGGTCGCGGACGACTATGCACTCCTGCGACGCATCTTGGTGGACTTCGGCTACTTCACCCGCGATCCGCATACAGCCCTCTATGTGCGAACGGTCTGA
- a CDS encoding ABC transporter substrate-binding protein, whose amino-acid sequence MNRRRATCTVAITASLSLTLVACGGGGTDGGALGSGESLTVITSQAPWNPAYDAVVAAYEDATGVDVDLRSFPNDDVKSQMLNDAQTGNHTFDVYQVNEVDLAYFNGNELLMPLTDIDSGFALDEAMHTYDNLPYWDAETETFAEGGALTSIPLLGNLQILVYRTDVYDELGLDAPQDWPDTLSNAETIVDAETTRYGHTMRTQGIPGAPGVTYDFSGILFGMGGSFFTDPGTDWTPALDTPEALEAATMLRDLAALGPADPQSVGQAEAIALMQSGEAAQLNVVGAAASGILNENNSNVIDTVGFAPLPGGASPTGTWNLTIPADLPEERQQAALDFITWVTSEEGQEVFVTNGGIPTRSDVLDAEGLDESALAYLDAVSASAETARGTLRLPFIGEFLSVTEPALANIAAGEVTPEEGLAALQEELTAIVTEGGYVTE is encoded by the coding sequence ATGAATCGCCGCCGTGCCACATGCACCGTCGCCATCACCGCCTCGCTCTCCCTCACGCTGGTCGCCTGCGGCGGCGGGGGCACCGACGGCGGAGCGCTGGGGTCGGGTGAGTCCCTCACCGTGATCACGTCCCAGGCTCCGTGGAACCCGGCGTACGACGCCGTCGTCGCCGCCTATGAGGACGCCACCGGCGTCGATGTGGACCTGCGTTCCTTCCCGAACGACGATGTGAAGTCGCAGATGCTCAACGACGCCCAGACCGGCAACCACACGTTCGACGTGTACCAGGTGAACGAGGTCGACCTCGCGTACTTCAACGGCAACGAACTGCTCATGCCGCTCACCGACATCGACTCCGGATTCGCCCTGGACGAGGCGATGCACACCTACGACAACCTGCCGTACTGGGACGCTGAGACCGAGACGTTCGCCGAAGGGGGCGCCCTCACCAGCATCCCGCTGCTCGGCAACCTGCAGATCCTTGTCTACCGCACCGATGTCTATGACGAGCTCGGCCTGGACGCGCCACAGGACTGGCCCGACACGCTCAGCAATGCCGAGACCATCGTCGACGCCGAGACCACCCGATACGGGCACACGATGCGTACCCAGGGCATCCCCGGCGCGCCCGGCGTCACCTACGACTTCTCCGGGATCCTCTTCGGAATGGGCGGCTCCTTCTTCACCGACCCGGGTACCGACTGGACTCCGGCCCTGGACACGCCGGAGGCACTCGAGGCGGCCACCATGCTCCGGGACCTCGCCGCGCTCGGGCCGGCGGATCCGCAGAGTGTGGGCCAGGCAGAAGCGATCGCGCTGATGCAGTCCGGCGAAGCAGCCCAGCTCAACGTGGTCGGCGCCGCCGCCAGCGGCATCCTGAACGAGAACAACTCGAACGTCATCGACACGGTGGGTTTCGCACCGTTGCCCGGTGGCGCCTCCCCCACCGGCACGTGGAACCTCACGATTCCCGCGGACCTGCCCGAGGAACGGCAGCAGGCCGCGCTCGACTTCATCACCTGGGTCACGTCCGAAGAGGGTCAAGAGGTCTTCGTGACCAACGGCGGCATCCCGACCCGCTCCGATGTGCTGGATGCCGAGGGACTTGATGAGTCCGCCCTGGCCTATCTGGACGCCGTGAGCGCGTCGGCCGAGACCGCACGCGGCACCCTGCGCCTGCCCTTCATCGGTGAGTTCCTTTCCGTGACCGAGCCGGCGCTGGCCAACATCGCCGCCGGTGAGGTCACCCCCGAAGAAGGACTTGCCGCACTGCAGGAGGAGCTGACGGCGATCGTCACCGAGGGCGGGTACGTCACCGAATAG
- a CDS encoding ArsR/SmtB family transcription factor, which translates to MADIYRALADATRRVLLDELAAGEGKTLFELCGALTMQHGLSMSRQAVSQHLAVLEAAGLVTTERRGRSKFHYFTPEPLAEIQRRWPHERTSP; encoded by the coding sequence ATGGCCGACATCTACCGCGCACTCGCCGACGCGACCCGCCGGGTGCTGCTCGACGAGCTCGCGGCGGGGGAGGGCAAGACCTTGTTCGAGCTGTGCGGTGCACTCACGATGCAGCACGGGCTCAGCATGAGCCGGCAGGCCGTCTCTCAGCATCTCGCGGTACTGGAGGCGGCGGGCCTGGTCACGACCGAGCGGCGCGGCCGCTCCAAGTTCCACTACTTCACACCGGAGCCGCTCGCCGAGATTCAGCGGCGGTGGCCGCACGAAAGGACCTCACCATGA